One genomic region from Drosophila busckii strain San Diego stock center, stock number 13000-0081.31 chromosome 3R, ASM1175060v1, whole genome shotgun sequence encodes:
- the LOC108604084 gene encoding protein YIF1B-A isoform X2: protein MNYNPNAGMRNPQAGGRVRPVKRVSDVNAMGPAAPMPSGSAFMSSAPAPTMFDPNMYGGPAPQTNNFGYNGAPAQQQQQQQNFSYAPPPQPQQQVPSQPQAAPGFGMGAPQPQPYGVAPGAGAVPGGQYPQFAMFQQPIVQDMAMQYGQRLADQGKQLVENQFEKWVPVAKLKYYFAVDNAYVGRKLRLLFFPYIHKDWSLKYDQEHPVQPRYDINAPDLYLPTMGYITYVIVAGLLLGMQKRFSPEQLGIQASSAMAYSIFELVIYSIALYVMNVKTSLKTLDLLAFTGYKYVNIVACLMMSTLFFRSGYYLALAYTSFSFGYFLLRTLRTKLLQDSAPTAPSGAINYDPYGNPQQLDYSGGRRRKLYFLFLVVAGQALFAFLLSKHLYLPSGEEPIAMPKAL from the exons ATGAATTACAATCCGAATGCGGGTATGCGGAATC CACAAGCTGGTGGACGCGTGCGGCCAGTTAAACGTGTAAGCGATGTAAACGCTATGGGTCCGGCTGCACCCATGCCCAGTGGCTCCGCTTTTATGTCATCTGCACCGGCGCCAACCATGTTCGATCCTAACATGTACGGCGGACCAGCCCCACAAACCAACAATTTTGGCTATAATGGTGCTCcggcacaacagcagcagcagcagcaaaattttagctatgcaccaccaccacagccacaacagcaagtGCCCAGTCAGCCACAAGCTGCTCCAGGATTCGGCATGGGCGCGCCTCAGCCCCAGCCATATGGGGTTGCACCTGGAGCCGGTGCTGTGCCTGGTGGTCAATATCCACAGTTTGCAATGTTCCAGCAGCCTATTGTGCAGGATATGGCTATGCAGTATGGTCAGCGTCTGGCCGATCAAGGCAAGCAGCTGGTGGAGAATCAGTTTGAAAAGTGGGTGCCAGTGGCTAAGCTCAAGTACTACTTTGCCGTAGATAATGCCTATGTAGGACGCAAGCTGCGCCTTCTCTTCTTTCCCTACATACACAAG GATTGGTCACTGAAGTATGATCAAGAGCATCCAGTGCAACCACGCTACGACATAAATGCACCCGATCTATATCTGCCTACGATGGGATATATAACATACGTAATCGTTGCAGGCTTGTTGCTGGGCATGCAAAAGCGATTCTCACCCGAACAACTGGGCATTCAGGCATCTAGCGCCATGGCTTATAGCATTTTCGAATTGGTTATCTATTCTATTGCGCTCTATGTGATGAATGTAAAGACGAGCCTTAAAACTTTGGACTTGCTGGCCTTTACAGGCTACAAATATGTCAACATTGTGGCGTGTCTTATGATGAGCACGCTATTCTTCCGATCTGGTTATTACTTAGCATTAGCATACACCAGCTTCTCCTTCGGCTACTTCTTG ctgcGCACATTGCGTACGAAACTATTGCAAGATAGCGCGCCGACAGCGCCAAGCGGCGCCATCAATTACGACCCGTATGGCAATCCACAGCAACTCGATTATAGCGGTGGGCGCAGGCGTAAGCTATACTTTCTATTCTTGGTGGTAGCCGGACAGGCgctgtttgcctttttgctcTCCAAGCATTTATACTTGCCCAGTGGGGAAGAACCAATAGCAATGCCCAAGGCGCTTTAa
- the LOC108604084 gene encoding protein YIF1B-A isoform X3 has translation MNYNPNAAQAGGRVRPVKRVSDVNAMGPAAPMPSGSAFMSSAPAPTMFDPNMYGGPAPQTNNFGYNGAPAQQQQQQQNFSYAPPPQPQQQVPSQPQAAPGFGMGAPQPQPYGVAPGAGAVPGGQYPQFAMFQQPIVQDMAMQYGQRLADQGKQLVENQFEKWVPVAKLKYYFAVDNAYVGRKLRLLFFPYIHKDWSLKYDQEHPVQPRYDINAPDLYLPTMGYITYVIVAGLLLGMQKRFSPEQLGIQASSAMAYSIFELVIYSIALYVMNVKTSLKTLDLLAFTGYKYVNIVACLMMSTLFFRSGYYLALAYTSFSFGYFLLRTLRTKLLQDSAPTAPSGAINYDPYGNPQQLDYSGGRRRKLYFLFLVVAGQALFAFLLSKHLYLPSGEEPIAMPKAL, from the exons ATGAATTACAATCCGAATGCGG CACAAGCTGGTGGACGCGTGCGGCCAGTTAAACGTGTAAGCGATGTAAACGCTATGGGTCCGGCTGCACCCATGCCCAGTGGCTCCGCTTTTATGTCATCTGCACCGGCGCCAACCATGTTCGATCCTAACATGTACGGCGGACCAGCCCCACAAACCAACAATTTTGGCTATAATGGTGCTCcggcacaacagcagcagcagcagcaaaattttagctatgcaccaccaccacagccacaacagcaagtGCCCAGTCAGCCACAAGCTGCTCCAGGATTCGGCATGGGCGCGCCTCAGCCCCAGCCATATGGGGTTGCACCTGGAGCCGGTGCTGTGCCTGGTGGTCAATATCCACAGTTTGCAATGTTCCAGCAGCCTATTGTGCAGGATATGGCTATGCAGTATGGTCAGCGTCTGGCCGATCAAGGCAAGCAGCTGGTGGAGAATCAGTTTGAAAAGTGGGTGCCAGTGGCTAAGCTCAAGTACTACTTTGCCGTAGATAATGCCTATGTAGGACGCAAGCTGCGCCTTCTCTTCTTTCCCTACATACACAAG GATTGGTCACTGAAGTATGATCAAGAGCATCCAGTGCAACCACGCTACGACATAAATGCACCCGATCTATATCTGCCTACGATGGGATATATAACATACGTAATCGTTGCAGGCTTGTTGCTGGGCATGCAAAAGCGATTCTCACCCGAACAACTGGGCATTCAGGCATCTAGCGCCATGGCTTATAGCATTTTCGAATTGGTTATCTATTCTATTGCGCTCTATGTGATGAATGTAAAGACGAGCCTTAAAACTTTGGACTTGCTGGCCTTTACAGGCTACAAATATGTCAACATTGTGGCGTGTCTTATGATGAGCACGCTATTCTTCCGATCTGGTTATTACTTAGCATTAGCATACACCAGCTTCTCCTTCGGCTACTTCTTG ctgcGCACATTGCGTACGAAACTATTGCAAGATAGCGCGCCGACAGCGCCAAGCGGCGCCATCAATTACGACCCGTATGGCAATCCACAGCAACTCGATTATAGCGGTGGGCGCAGGCGTAAGCTATACTTTCTATTCTTGGTGGTAGCCGGACAGGCgctgtttgcctttttgctcTCCAAGCATTTATACTTGCCCAGTGGGGAAGAACCAATAGCAATGCCCAAGGCGCTTTAa
- the LOC108604207 gene encoding contactin — MSPCSRRTVCWLMPLLLLATAKAQLNEEQQQGLPQPQGQQPQPYQPSYNKDYSPRYNPLYTGQPHNPDTTQYDNPLLDFNNQQSNPNYNTNYNNNYDASRPYDANRPYDGNRPIIGGPGGSISGPGSINNLGPQYDPFNRNSVHSNVGGIGYRDMFTDEDNFCPEHWVSFRQTCYRFIRSPKRNWAEAKKICKAYTADLVNVDNVEKHSFILKHLILQNQRQNRFFISAHQTGPQNWVNEDNTQLLQLEDSFAFDEQLALENEDLNDNRFLVQSDLNRNFNNPNQYYNTQPGTTNVNQRNQNNLRGFFGNNQPYGDNGYLRNRVVYAYSKKKDRWLFMPAYEIEMNLFICESKVLYNPDNVNIKLDDKRSYHYGLDIRDFERIPRGPYFVRQPNDTIYDVNKNRLINDIALRCLAGGYPTPTYEWYREVYVNDTLEYHRIDPLTQDRYTISGGNLIIYEPKQALDQGSYHCVAKNKFGRIRSESAHLNFGFIMEFNLKRSSETSEMNWGKSIFCDPPQHYPGVKFYWARDYFPNFVEEDQRVFVSHDGALYFSFIETVDRANYSCTAQTLVSDTGRNGPFFALRVTPNSNYQSLIFANTFPKVFPEAPTAGEEIRLECMAFGYPIPSYNWTRNGQPLQRNAHITSYGRVLIIKNATTSDNGQYTCSISNPRKTLEKSIYINIQMRPEFTIPLKDMIKDYNSDVTFICEAFAIPDANYTWYKNAERLDPLTINRDRYVIQDNLLTIKFLEKDKDEGMYQCGAQNQLKTSFSSAQLRVLNMKPSFKKHPLESEIYAIYNGNTTIVCDPEAAPRPKFQWKKDGQLLGSGGHRRILPSGTLIISPTSRDDEGMYSCIASNQAGTDESHARVIVLQEIRFIQTPPQRIVSREHDLIYLHCEAAFDPLLDIAYVWKHNGEILRNNHDGTERIIKEWNSLTVRNTTMRDAGDYECVVQSAVNEISTKTNVVIEGAPGAPGGVQVIEVGKTKAIIEWVDGTNNGRAIRYYNILGRTNWNRTWVNVSMHVQAREVDRYTSRQQAEVVNLTPWSSYEFSVTAVNDLGIGAPSAPSPIYSTFDDKPYIAPRKVGGGGGKIGDLTITWEPLLPQEQNSHGIHYKVFWKLKGALDWASEIIKNHEKAGVAVVNIPLNNYYTEYEVKVQAINSIGMGPESETVVIHSAEDMPQVAPQRPVAIAFNSTCFNISWSPIDMSRENIRGKLIGHRLKYWKTTHQEEDSVFYLSRTTRPWALIVGLQPDTYYFVKVMAYNAAGEGPESERTEERTYRKAPQKPPSSVHVYGINPSTVRVVWRYVSPAQDEEPIEGYKVRIWETDQNMITANNTIIPIGQKLESYINNLTPGKSYNMRVLAFSNGGDGRMSSPTMRFQMGKTTRNTANTRHPHNINTALIMSVLLFITTFFYTNN, encoded by the exons ATGTCACCATGTAGCAGGCGCACAGTCTGCTGGCTTAtgccactgttgctgctagCAACGGCCAAGGCACAACTGAACGAGGAGCAACAGCAGGGATTGCCGCAACCACAGGGGCAGCAACCACAACCCTATCAGCCCAGCTACAACAAGGATTACTCGCCGCGCTATAATCCTTTATACACGGGCCAACCCCATAATCCCGACACTACCCAGTATGATAATCCCTTGCTGGACTTTAATAATCAACAGAGTAATCCAAATTATAATACCaactataataataactatGATGCCAGCCGTCCATATGATGCCAATCGCCCATATGATGGCAATCGTCCGATAATAGGCGGTCCAGGTGGCAGCATTAGCGGTCCGGGCAGTATAAACAATCTGGGCCCACAATACGATCCGTTCAATCGCAATAGCGTTCACAGCAATGTAGGAGGAATTGGCTATAGGGATATGTTTACCGATGAGGATAACTTCTGCCCAGAGCATTGGGTCTCATTCCGGCAAACCTGCTATCGCTTCATACGCTCTCCCAAACGCAACTGGGCGGAGgccaaaaaaatatgtaaggcATACACCGCTGATCTAGTTAATGTGGACAATGTAGAGAAGCATTCGTTCATACTAAAACATTTAATACTGCAAAATCAGCGTCAGAATCGTTTCTTTATCTCCGCGCATCAAACGGGACCACAGAACTGGGTAAACGAAGATAAtacacagctgctgcagctggaggatTCATTTGCGTTCGATGAGCAGCTGGCGTTGGAAAATGAAGATCTAAATGATAATCGCTTTTTGGTGCAGAGCGATCTTAATCGCAACTTTAATAATCCCAATCAGTACTATAACACACAGCCAGGCACAACAAATGTCAATCAAcgcaatcaaaataatttacgtGGTTTCTTTG gtAACAATCAGCCTTATGGGGATAATGGTTATTTGCGAAATCGTGTAGTTTATgcttattcaaaaaaaaaagatcgCTGGTTATTTATGCCTGCCTATGAGATTGAAATGAATCTATTCATATGCGAGTCCAAGGTACTCTATAATCCAGACAATGTGAACATCAAACTGGATGACAAGCGCTCATATCATTATGGCTTGGATATACGTGACTTTGAGCGCATACCACGTGGGCCATATTTCGTTAGACAACCCAATGACACCATTTACGATGTAAACAAGAATCGTTTGATTAATGATATTGCGCTTAGATGCTTGGCAGGTGGTTATCCCACGCCCACTTATGAATGGTATCGTGAGGTTTATGTAAATGATACTCTGGAGTATCATCGCATTGATCCATTAACGCAGGATCGTTATACCATATCTGGAGGTAATCTGATTATCTATGAACCCAAGCAGGCGCTCGATCAGGGATCATATCATTGCGTTGCTAAGAACAAATTCGGCCGCATACGTTCGGAGAGCGCTCATTTAAACTTTGGCTTTATTATggagtttaatttaaagcgtTCTTCGGAGACCAGCGAAATGAATTGGGGCAAGTCCATATTTTGTGATCCACCACAGCATTATCCAGGCGTCAAATTCTATTGGGCACGTGACTATTTTCCAAATTTTGTTGAGGAAGATCAACGTGTTTTCGTCTCACACGATGGTGCCTTGTACTTCTCGTTTATTGAAACCGTAGATCGGGCAAATTACTCCTGCACCGCCCAAACACTTGTCTCTGATACGGGTCGCAATGGACCCTTCTTTGCATTGCGTGTCACGCCCAATAGCAACTACCAGTCGCTCATCTTTGCCAACACTTTCCCCAAAGTGTTTCCCGAGGCACCTACAGCTGGTGAAGAGATCCGCCTAGAGTGTATGGCTTTTGGTTATCCCATACCCTCATACAATTGGACACGTAATGGACAGCCGTTGCAGCGCAATGCACACATCACTAGCTATGGACGCGTGTTGATTATTAAGAATGCAACAACCAGTGACAATGGGCAGTATACCTGCAGCATAAGCAATCCCCGCAAAACGCTTGAGAAATCCATTTACATCAACATACAAATGCGTCCGGAGTTTACCATACCGCTTAAAGATATGATAAAGGATTATAACAGCGATGTTACGTTCATTTGCGAGGCCTTTGCCATACCCGATGCAAACTACACTTGGTACAAGAATGCTGAACGCCTTGATCCGCTAACCATAAATCGTGATCGCTATGTTATACAGGACAATTTATTGACAATTAAGTTTTTGGAAAAGGATAAGGACGAGGGCATGTATCAATGCGGCGCCCAGAATCAGCTGAAGACCTCCTTCTCCTCCGCGCAACTGCGCGTGCTCAATATGAAACCATCGTTCAAGAAACATCCGCTTGAATCCGAAATCTATGCTATTTACAATGGCAACACGACCATCGTGTGTGATCCTGAAGCCGCACCACGTCCTAAGTTCCAATGGAAAAAAGATGGCCAACTGCTGGGTTCCGGTGGTCATCGACGCATTTTACCTAGCGGTACGCTGATTATTTCACCCACATCCCGTGATGATGAAGGCATGTATTCCTGCATTGCCTCCAATCAGGCTGGCACAGACGAATCGCATGCGCGTGTTATAGTCCTTC agGAAATACGCTTTATACAGACGCCACCACAGCGTATTGTTAGCCGTGAGCATGATCTGATTTATCTGCATTGTGAAGCTGCTTTCGATCCACTGCTGGATATTGCATATGTCTGGAAGCACAATGGCGAAATCCTGCGGAACAATCATGATGGCACTGAGCGCATT ATTAAAGAGTGGAATAGCCTGACGGTGCGCAATACCACAATGCGCGATGCTGGCGACTACGAATGCGTTGTACAATCCGCAGTGAATGAGATTAGCACCAAGACCAATGTGGTAATTGAGGGCGCACCTGGTGCACCTGGCGGTGTGCAGGTGATTGAAGTAGGCAAGACAAAGGCTATTATTGAATGGGTGGATGGCACCAACAATGGCCGTGCTATACGCTATTATAACATTTTGGGTCGCACCAACTGGAATCGCACTTGGGTTAATGTGTCGATGCATGTGCAAGCACGTGAAGTGGATCGATATACATCGCGACAGCAAGCTGAAGTTGTTAATCTGACACCCTGGTCTTCGTATGAATTCAGCGTAACCGCTGTTAATGATTTGGGCATTGGTGCCCCATCAGCACCCTCGCCCATCTACAGCACTTTTGATGATAAGCCTTATATTGCGCCACGAAAGgttggcggtggtggtggcaagATTGGTGACCTGACCATTACCTGGGAGCCATTACTGCCACAAGAGCAGAACAGCCATGGCATTCACTATAAGGTATTCTGGAAGCTTAAAGGTGCACTCGATTGGGCCAGCGAAATTATCAAGAATCATGAAAAAGCAGGCGTGGCCGTGGTTAATATACCGCTCAACAACTATTACACGGAGTATGAAGTTAAGGTTCAAGCTATTAACAGCATTGGCATGGGACCGGAGAGTGAAACGGTTGTTATACATTCCGCAGAAGATATGCCACAGGTGGCACCGCAGAGACCAGTTGCCATTGCTTTCAATTCCACCTGCTTTAATATTTCCTGGTCGCCCATTGACATGTCACGTGAAAATATACGCGGCAAGCTCATAGGCCATAGG ttgAAATATTGGAAGACCACGCACCAGGAAGAGGATTCGGTGTTTTATCTATCGCGTACCACACGCCCATGGGCTTTGATTGTTGGCTTGCAGCCGGACACGTATTACTTTGTTAAGGTTATGGCTTACAATGCGGCTGGAGAGGGTCCTGAGAGTGAACGTACCGAAG AACGCACATATCGTAAGGCGCCACAGAAACCACCGTCATCAGTGCATGTCTATGGCATTAATCCGTCTACAGTACGTGTGGTATGGCGTTATGTTTCACCAGCGCAAGACGAGGAACCCATCGAGGGCTACAAG gtGCGCATTTGGGAAACGGATCAGAATATGATAACTGCCAACAATACTATAATCCCAATTGGACAGAAATTGGAGTCTTATATTAATAATCTGACGCCTGGAAAAAGCTATAACATGCGTGTGCTAGCTTTCAGTAATGGCGGCGATGGCCGAATGTCCAGTCCGACAATGCGCTTCCAAATGGGCAAGACGACACGAAATACAGCGAACACAAGACATCCGCACAATATAAATACAGCATTGATTATGAGTGTGCTGTTGTTTATAACCACCTTTTTTTACACTAACAACTAG
- the LOC108604084 gene encoding protein YIF1B-A isoform X1, producing MNYNPNAGMRNRKWENSQAGGRVRPVKRVSDVNAMGPAAPMPSGSAFMSSAPAPTMFDPNMYGGPAPQTNNFGYNGAPAQQQQQQQNFSYAPPPQPQQQVPSQPQAAPGFGMGAPQPQPYGVAPGAGAVPGGQYPQFAMFQQPIVQDMAMQYGQRLADQGKQLVENQFEKWVPVAKLKYYFAVDNAYVGRKLRLLFFPYIHKDWSLKYDQEHPVQPRYDINAPDLYLPTMGYITYVIVAGLLLGMQKRFSPEQLGIQASSAMAYSIFELVIYSIALYVMNVKTSLKTLDLLAFTGYKYVNIVACLMMSTLFFRSGYYLALAYTSFSFGYFLLRTLRTKLLQDSAPTAPSGAINYDPYGNPQQLDYSGGRRRKLYFLFLVVAGQALFAFLLSKHLYLPSGEEPIAMPKAL from the exons ATGAATTACAATCCGAATGCGGGTATGCGGAATCGTAAGTGGGAAAATT CACAAGCTGGTGGACGCGTGCGGCCAGTTAAACGTGTAAGCGATGTAAACGCTATGGGTCCGGCTGCACCCATGCCCAGTGGCTCCGCTTTTATGTCATCTGCACCGGCGCCAACCATGTTCGATCCTAACATGTACGGCGGACCAGCCCCACAAACCAACAATTTTGGCTATAATGGTGCTCcggcacaacagcagcagcagcagcaaaattttagctatgcaccaccaccacagccacaacagcaagtGCCCAGTCAGCCACAAGCTGCTCCAGGATTCGGCATGGGCGCGCCTCAGCCCCAGCCATATGGGGTTGCACCTGGAGCCGGTGCTGTGCCTGGTGGTCAATATCCACAGTTTGCAATGTTCCAGCAGCCTATTGTGCAGGATATGGCTATGCAGTATGGTCAGCGTCTGGCCGATCAAGGCAAGCAGCTGGTGGAGAATCAGTTTGAAAAGTGGGTGCCAGTGGCTAAGCTCAAGTACTACTTTGCCGTAGATAATGCCTATGTAGGACGCAAGCTGCGCCTTCTCTTCTTTCCCTACATACACAAG GATTGGTCACTGAAGTATGATCAAGAGCATCCAGTGCAACCACGCTACGACATAAATGCACCCGATCTATATCTGCCTACGATGGGATATATAACATACGTAATCGTTGCAGGCTTGTTGCTGGGCATGCAAAAGCGATTCTCACCCGAACAACTGGGCATTCAGGCATCTAGCGCCATGGCTTATAGCATTTTCGAATTGGTTATCTATTCTATTGCGCTCTATGTGATGAATGTAAAGACGAGCCTTAAAACTTTGGACTTGCTGGCCTTTACAGGCTACAAATATGTCAACATTGTGGCGTGTCTTATGATGAGCACGCTATTCTTCCGATCTGGTTATTACTTAGCATTAGCATACACCAGCTTCTCCTTCGGCTACTTCTTG ctgcGCACATTGCGTACGAAACTATTGCAAGATAGCGCGCCGACAGCGCCAAGCGGCGCCATCAATTACGACCCGTATGGCAATCCACAGCAACTCGATTATAGCGGTGGGCGCAGGCGTAAGCTATACTTTCTATTCTTGGTGGTAGCCGGACAGGCgctgtttgcctttttgctcTCCAAGCATTTATACTTGCCCAGTGGGGAAGAACCAATAGCAATGCCCAAGGCGCTTTAa
- the LOC108601824 gene encoding protein Tube, whose protein sequence is MEMTNGHGRSIVRASSAPDPKYSKYNRCTELRRVDDNDIYKLAKILDVNSCWRKLMSIIPKRLDAQACSAAGALNYQEISTNVGLKYTAQEISLIDAERLSAGQSISQVMIDEWKTSGKQNERPTVGVLLQLLVHSEIYSAADFVATHFLNEPKPDRPVDGPAAHISLDLCSGDLSEDMEVDEGASFQPNTSALNAAAAQGRGTGMNLDYFDKHMVRRDKSVPQQLENGASSSVPVAPPRVLKISRQQRNTDSNAVPTTKTTTNTVSSASITPNMPNLSILNARSEELAPANEQVQQQLQNIPNVSILNGISEPLSSVATTSISLDAVQHDSSSNGSSMASTSTTVPNVPLITLLIKNTNSVISNTSEATTATASTTKSSTIPEKSALSYNNFPKISALNLNTRSDSIAAVEEVNGVASHYDNGGGDNHSSGTNSLSNNDDNDDDDDDDNDEANFDHPNSNNDSSLTTVTGTSGDNSFELTNDSSSTSNDDYTHNIPNLSELQE, encoded by the exons atgGAAATGACAAACGGGCACGGTCGGTCTATTGTTCGCGCCTCCTCTGCGCCCGAcccaaaatattcaaaatataaccGCTGCACAGAGCTGCGTCGCGTCGACGACAACGATATCTATAAACTGGCTAAAATACTGGATGTGAACAGCTGCTGGCGTAAGCTGATGTCCATCATACCGAAGCGCCTGGACGCACAAGCTTGCAGCGCTGCAGGAGCGCTTAATTACCAAGAAATTTCCACAAACGTGGGGCTTAAGTACACTGCCCAAGAAATAAGCCTGATTGATGCAGAGCGTTTGTCGGCCGGCCAAAGCATATCACAGGTTATGATTGATGAGTGGAAAACCTCTGGCAAGCAGAACGAACGACCCACGGTTGGTGTATTACTGCAGTTGCTGGTGCATTCTGAGATTTATAGTGCTGCCGATTTTGTAGCAACCCATTTCCTCAATG AACCAAAACCAGATCGGCCTGTTGATGGCCCAGCAGCGCACATTAGCCTTGATCTGTGTAGTGGGGATCTAAGTGAAGACATGGAGGTAGATGAAGGTGCCAGCTTTCAGCCGAATACATCGGCcctaaatgcagctgctgcccagGGACGTGGCACTGGTATGAACTTGGATTACTTTGACAAACATATGGTTAGGCGTGACAAAAGCGTGCCACAACAGTTGGAGAACGGGGCTTCTAGTTCAGTGCCTGTAGCACCGCCGCGTGTGTTAAAAATTTCGCGTCAGCAAAGAAACACGGACAGCAATGCTGTGccgacaacaaaaacaacaaccaataCTGTCTCATCTGCATCTATAACACCGAACATGCCTAATCTATCGATTCTGAATGCTAGAAGCGAAGAGCTGGCGCCTGCTAATgaacaagtgcagcagcaactgcaaaataTACCAAACGTATCTATACTCAATGGCATTTCCGAGCCGCTCTCATCTGTAGCAACAACATCCATTTCACTGGATGCTGTACAACATGATAGCAGCAGTAATGGCAGTTCAATGGCAAGCACATCTACAACGGTGCCAAATGTGCCATTGAtaacgcttttaattaaaaataccaaTTCGGTGATAAGCAATACATCTGAAGCTACCACTGCTACAGCCAGTACAACAAAATCGTCAACAATACCGGAAAAGAGCGCGTTGAGCTATAACAATTTCCCCAAGataagcgcattaaatttgaatacgCGCAGTGACTCTATAGCAGCTGTAGAAGAAGTAAATGGAGTTGCATCTCATTATGATAATGGCGGGGGCGACAATCACAGCAGTGGCACAAATAGTCTGAGTAATAATGACGacaacgatgatgatgatgacgatgacaaCGATGAAGCAAACTTTGATCATCCCAACTCCAACAATGACTCCAGTCTGACAACTGTTACCGGGACCAGCGGCGATAATAGCTTTGAGCTTACCAACGACTCAAGCTCAACCTCAAATGACGATTACACTCACAACATTCCCAATTTAAGTGAACTTCAGGAGTAA